The sequence aaattataaatatacatCACTAACTGATGTTAAGACAATTGATTTGTAATGAATGAGgtgttttttccattttgttaggaaaaaaacaaactttcCTGCACTCTGCATTTGTAATGGTAATTTTTGGTAGTTTTCCTGCACTCTGCATTTTGTTTATACAAAGTAAAGAGTACTAGAACAATtaccaattaaaggaacactataaggtcaggaacacaaatgtattccttgccctatagtgttaaaaccacaatttaagcggcttgttcccccccccccccccccttaacaggtaattaaaaaaaaaaaaaaagtgccgtgCAGGTCTGCCGACCCTGGCTCCGCCTCCTTGCTAACATCAGAATCTATGATTTCAGCCAATTGGCTGAAATTGGCATGGAGCGGGGCCAAACACCAACGTAGCCTACCGCAcgtcctcctagagatgcattgaatcaatgcatctctaagtaaagttcagcgtctccaggcagagcgtggagacactgaacggcagtgctgcacactgtgcagaagtagccactggaggtgtaactaggctgtaatgtaaaccctgccatttctctgaaattgtctgcaggcaatgattatacacaccagaacaactacattcaagtttctggtgactatagtgtccctttaaaggagcactgtaacaacttaaaggaccactctaggcacccagaccacttcagcttaatgaagtggtctgggtgccaggtcctgctagggttaactaattgttttataaacatagcagtttcagagaaactgctatgtttatcaattagttaagccttcccctatttcctctagtggctgtctcactgacagccgctagaggcgcttgcgtgattctcactgtgaaaatcacagtgagagcacgcaagcgtccataggaaagcattatgaatgctttcctatgtgaccggctgaatgcgcgcgcagctcttgccgcgcgtgcgcattcagccgactgggaggagaagaggcggatcggaggaggagagcaggaggagagctctccgcccagcgctggaaaaaggtaagtttttacccctttcccctttccagagccgggcgggagggggtccctgagggtgggggcaccctcagggcactctagtgccaggaaaacgagtatgctttcctggcactagagtggtcctttaatctcatTTAGAGTGCCTTAAATATTTTCATTCttctcttttcaaataattttattctttataaaggctttaaccccttaaggacacatgacatgtgtgacatgtcatgattcccttttattccagaagtttggtccttaaggggttaagcatgcacaACTGACGTTGAGTATAATTTTGCCACCTAATGCGTGCTCCTGCGATATCAGAAATTCATCAAAGACGAATTAATAGAAATTTCACACGAACAAAGAAAGACCGAAGGTCGGTGttagtttgttggtttttttgttttttttatacagggAGAGAGCTGccggcttgcagctccctccttgtaacatgTTAACCCCCACATGTCCTACCTCACTCTATGGTGGTCAATATGTCCTATAttggcataagggagattaaaacctcccccccccccccccccatctattAGCTAGCCTCCCACCCATCTATTAAATAGcagggtggggccctaaatggcAATGGCgggtgacctattgtcccctgccacaagcccccacccatgagcggcgggtagaGGCCCTATGAGGGTAATCTGATTGGCGCATAGTGGCAAATGCCACACATGTGCGTGTGGTCCGCAATACTTCTCTATGAAGCTAGTGATTGGACCCGAACGATAAGTAACTGGCGCAAAAGGGTGCGAGGTGTAATGCAGTAAGCTCAACTAAACAACTGTAAGAAAACCAGGTACatacttattttaaatgtaaatattactaataattaaataattggaATGGTGTTTAGTGATATACagtgtatttaatatataaaatatatctgaaATAGAATAAACTGGAAGATGgtacagtgttccttttaagtGTCCACATGTTGAAATGTTTCACCTTCTGTAATCCTGTTTTTTGCACTGCCATGGACAGCTCTGTTTTCAGGCATGCCTGCaacacccctctccccctattatACTCATGCAACacgtgtgaattttttttttttttttttttttgtttgttttcccctTCAATTTTTATAAAACTGCATTGTAAgcaacaatttaaagggacacgatatgtaccagaccacttcatctcattgaagtagtcagggtgcagtgtccttgttcacttaaacctgcaatataaaacattgcagtgttaagactgttTCTAGTGACTGTCAATTAGCGGAGGAAGAAGGACACTATATAGTGTtgagaatacagctttgtattcctaacactatagtgcccctttaagtaaaGAATGTTCAGGGTGTTCCTTTTTCTCTTCTAGAAGCACAATATGATTCATGCTGCCTTCCTATGTGATCTGGTTTTTCGGCATAGGTGTCCTATTACTGTGATCAGTTAATTATGACTGCTGCTTAGCTCTACTTTACTTGTCTATTTTGAGCAGAGCAGTTAAGTGCATGTGGTTGAGTGGAGGGTGCCAATAAAGAGTCAGCAAATGCCaagaatatattttaatgttatccAGTAGGTGAACGTTTCAAGTTCTTGAGttgtcaaaatgtattttttgcttGTCTTCCACCGCAACTATAGATTTTAGGGATGCACTGAAATTTCGGCTGGAAACTGGTCAAATCTGCCAAAAGTAGGGCAGAGTGACTTGTCAGGTCCTTGGtccatgaccgaggacccgaccgcTTTCCTTGTGTGCCGACAGGTGcaaagtccctcccttctccctgGGGAGAGAGCCagtacagtctgcagctccgtccATTAGTTGCAAACTGTGCTGTATCTCACAATCTCtttccaatcagagtgttgccatgggttACACCCGGCAGAACTGCAGACTGTAGAGACACACCCCCTggacactggactaccagggaaagAAAAAGGTATttctaaaccccccccccccctgtgtcacCAGTCACTGTCACCGGTCTTCCCCTCAATCAGTCATTGTCACCAGGTCTCCTCTTCCCTCTGTCCCaggtctcctcctccctcccaccaCGTCTCCACCTCCCTCCCACCACACTGTGTCCTaaccacactacatccctatatcGCACGACACTACATCCCTATATCGcaccacactacatccctatatcgcaccacactacatccctatatcGCACCACATCGTGTCCTACccatactacacatacacactacatccctttccCACACCTCcctatattacatacacacaatatataacctACACAAATCATGTGGGGAAAAAAGtcgttttcggccaagggcatcgtGCATATTCGGTTTCagaccagaattttcatttcggtgcatccctaatagATGTGTATCTGTTCCCTtaacttttattataattattagaatttatatagtgccaacttattacatagcgctttaaccccttaaggaccaaacttctggaataaaagggaaaaatgacatgtcagacatgtcatgtgtccttaaggggttaaaattacacTAAGGGGATGTTTAGTGTTGAAGGCCCTTCTCCAATGAACTTACAATCGAAGAGGATTTgaggcagatatatatatatttatatatatatatttttatctctctctctacctcaaatcttgtgtgtgtgtgtgtgtgtgtgtaatatagatattTTTCTCAATATCATTTCTTAACCAAGGACACTTACTGATAAATTGGTCTGACTGGGAGttactttcaaaacttgatgaaagtatTATTAGAGTCAAATGAGTTTTGTGGTAACTTTTGTCCTTTTTAAAACGTGGGCAATTTCAATTGTCAAAATGCTGAACTACTAATGGGTACTGCAGCAGAGGTAAGTACAAAACACACTTGCAACTTTTGCCCTTACTTCCATGTTCAGGGCTTCTTTACCTTGATGTAATGGTGGTGCTTGGGCATTCCTTtaaaagtgccatatacaaactTGGCACTTCTGGTATTATGCAAATATCAAATTAATAATAAACTAGTGATTAAACGATCTAGCACAATTTATAGGTAACTTTCAgtctaatgtatttttatttttattttttatttttttatggtttaATTCCCCCGTGTCTTATACATTTGAATTTTTGCCTTAATTtcacatattattatataaaattaacatatttatctttttttcttcaGGGAATACAGCTTTGCATGACTGTGCTGAATCTGGCAGCTTGGAAATTATGAAGATGCTTCTTAAGTATGGTGCTAGAATGGAGAAGGATGGTTATGGCATGACACCGCTACTTTCTGCCAGTGTGACTGGTCACACAAATATAGTGGACTTTctaacacagcacccacagaccagCAAAACAGAACGCATCAACGCACTAGAACTCCTTGGCGCTACCTTTGTAGACAAAAAAAGGGACCTCCTGGGTGCCTTAAAATATTGGAAGAGAGCTATGGATATGCGGTACAGTGATAGGACTAATGTCATCTGCAAACCTGTGCCACAGACATTAATTATGGCATATGATTATGCCAAGGAGGTTAATACAGCTGAAGAATTAGATAACCTAATTGCTGACCCAGATGAAATGAGAATGCAAGCTCTTTTAATTAGGGAACGTATTTTGGGGCCTTCACATCCAGATACATCCTATTACATCAGGTACCGAGGTGCAGTTTATGCTGACTCTGGGAATTTTAAACGATGCATCAACTTGTGGAAGTATGCATTGGACATGCAACAGAACAACTTGGATCCATTAAGTCCAATGACTGCTAGCAGTTTGTTATCTTTTGCTGAGCTTTTTTCATTCATGCTTCAGGACAGGGCCAAAGGCCTTCTAGGCACCACAGTTACATTTGATGACCTCATGGGTATACTGTGCAAAAGTGTTTTGGAAATAGACCGAGCTGTCAAACAAACATCGTTGCCTCCAGACCAAATCCAACTAAACAAGGCGCTCTCTATTATTTTGCACTTGATCTGTTTGCTGGAAAAGGTTCCCTGCAGCCAGGAGCAAGAACACTTCAAAAAACAGAATATCTATAGGTTCCTTAAGCTGCACCCCAAAGGAAAGAACAACTTCAGTCCTCTTCACCTGGCTGTAGACAAAAACACAACGTGTGTTGGCCGTTATCCTGTCTGCAAATTCCCCTCTCTTCAGGTGGCTGCTATCTTGCTGGAGTGCGGTGCTGACGTCAACATCAGAGACGCCGAGAAGAACAGTCCCCTACACATCGCTGCTCTCAACAACCACCCAGATATCATGAATCTGCTCATTAAGTCTGGGGCACACTTTGACTCCACAAATTGTCACAACCAAACTGCCTGTGATTTGCTGGATGAAAAAGAAATGGCAAAAAACTTGATCCAGCCCATCAACCACACTACACTGCAGTGTCTTGCTGCACGAGTGATTGTAAAGCATAATCTGCAATACAGAAAACAAATTCCCGAAAAGCTGGAGAGCTTCGTATTGCTTCACAGATGATGCTTTGCTAGGACCTCTAGTGCAAGTGAAGGGTGTGCGCTTGGTTGGTTGTTTCTTTACTCAAGCACTGTTGACGTGATACTAATCATGCTTCTGCAGGTCATGTCAAGATCCCGCACAGGCATCATCCAAGGTCTAAGGATTGGTTAGCCCTATTTAAACATAAATATACTGAGTATAATTTGGTTTTCTGTGTCATCTTAAACTGTTAATTGCTGCACCCTTAATTCTAAATCATCTGCCAAATTCTGTTTCCAGTTGATTGGGTTTCTGCCTGTTGGTGTTAGGGGGACTAAGTATTTTCTTTCTTATGCCTTTTCCCTGGTGGCTTCTTGCTTATGCTGGTTTGtggatttttttaaagtttaaggTTATTTCTGCTCTTGCTATCTTCAAAAACCTTTCACTCCGTGCGTGAATGGATCTCTATTTATATGGACCATTGCTAAGTTGTAAAAGCTTTATGAACACATTAATGTTTGCAATTACCATAAGTGCTTTACCTTCTCTATGCACTGGCTTAGACATGACTGTTGTGTGTTAGCATATTTCTATGCAGCATTTTGCCAatccagctaaaaaaaaaacaacagtttttAGGCAATTTTTTCAGTTGAACGTCAATTTCTGCTGAGCACTAAACAGCATGGCGGTGTTTGGTGCAGTATTTCAGCGGTTGCAAACTAaaccgtttttgtttttaaatattttttttttccacccctTCCTATAACCTGTATGGTCAGGCTCAATGCCTATATGGAGAGGGATAATGAAAAGTATTGttgcttttattttacatttaatgaaGCATATACTTGCAAATCTTAATGTTTGAGAGGATAGTTTGTGCAGAGCTCCTCTTATTCCTTAATTGCTTTCACACAGTACCTATCTTTAATTTATATTGCAACAAAGGCAGAATTTGAAAACAAGGCACCAGGGCAAGCCGCTATGGCATGCTGCAACACCAGTCAAAACTAACGCATACTTAGTAAGGCTATCCAGTCGGTAGAAAATGGTTTCTAGCCAGGGCATCTCATATTTTGTATCCATGTCCCTCTGTTTTTCAGTAATCCATTCAGGTAATTTTTTGCATGTTTCGGTATTGCCTCTACCACCTCTCGAGGGCCGTCTGTGTGCTACACAGGTTTGTTCTATACTTTGCTGACCTGCAGATGGAATCATCAACTCTAAACCTTTTCAATAAAAGTTTAAACTCTAGGTACTCTACAAGTGGGTCTTCTACACCTAGATAACTATTTTTGTAAAATCTACCCACCATACTTGTTTTCTTGGCAGGAAGGGCTCCGTAGATTTGGTCAGGAAAACAGGAGTGTAGAGCGCACGAGTAGGATTCAGGTGATTAATATATACAGCACTTTATTGTTGGTTCAGAATAACATTTATAATGGCATATCGGCCCTGCAAATGTCTTACAAtaaaaaagattaataaaaaaaaattggaaaaaaaatcttgCCTTTCAGTTGCTTATAAGTTGCTTCtgtaagtgtttttttatttatttgtgtctgGAAAAAGTGCTCTTTGGACTGCAAAGTGGTACTGGCTATGGTAAATCTGACGGTCTGTCCCGTCCTTTCATTTTGGACCCAACCTGGTGATTAAGGGCCAGATTACGAATTTACATTTCTTACTGGATGCACTGCAATATGATGCAATGAGATGGTACTTCAGTCTTCAAAGTGATCTTTCTGAGGCCTGGTTGTTGGACGTGATCTGTAGAATTCCTTGAGTTTTATCCCCTCCCATGTCTTTTCCCCATACTCTTCACTATCATCCCCTTCCCTTATGCATATCACTTTGTCAAGTCGTACTGTGACTAGCTGATGCTGATGCACTCCACCTGTTACTGCCATCCATGTGAACTAAATGTCTATTGCGAAGTAGCAATAAGGTGATCAAGGGGCCAGACAGTGGGTTTCTCAGCAACCTTCCGTTTTCATCATACAGCTGAATTAGTTTGATGGCATCCAAAGCCATGCTAGCAAGATAACCACTACGACAGGACTGTTGTGGTTCTAAAACTGTCCCCCTTAAAGTGGcattgtcaccccctcccttgaaAAAAGAGTATTTCAGAAAGACAGAATCTTTATCAAATGCTTATATTGACGGTGTTAGAATTTTACTAAAATCCCAACGCAGTCAAGAGATGTACTGAGACTTTGACTCTAACTTTTTAGCGC comes from Pelobates fuscus isolate aPelFus1 chromosome 5, aPelFus1.pri, whole genome shotgun sequence and encodes:
- the FEM1C gene encoding protein fem-1 homolog C is translated as MDLKTAVFNAARDGKLRLLSKLLENKAKDEVVMLMSEKTNGATPLLMAARYGHLDMVDYLLDQCSASVEIGGSVNFDGETIEGAPPLWAASAAGHLKVVQSLLDHGASVNNTTLTNSTPLRAACFDGHLAIVMYLVEHNADLEVANRHGHTCLMISCYKGHKEIAQFLLEKGADVNRKSVKGNTALHDCAESGSLEIMKMLLKYGARMEKDGYGMTPLLSASVTGHTNIVDFLTQHPQTSKTERINALELLGATFVDKKRDLLGALKYWKRAMDMRYSDRTNVICKPVPQTLIMAYDYAKEVNTAEELDNLIADPDEMRMQALLIRERILGPSHPDTSYYIRYRGAVYADSGNFKRCINLWKYALDMQQNNLDPLSPMTASSLLSFAELFSFMLQDRAKGLLGTTVTFDDLMGILCKSVLEIDRAVKQTSLPPDQIQLNKALSIILHLICLLEKVPCSQEQEHFKKQNIYRFLKLHPKGKNNFSPLHLAVDKNTTCVGRYPVCKFPSLQVAAILLECGADVNIRDAEKNSPLHIAALNNHPDIMNLLIKSGAHFDSTNCHNQTACDLLDEKEMAKNLIQPINHTTLQCLAARVIVKHNLQYRKQIPEKLESFVLLHR